DNA sequence from the Geitlerinema sp. PCC 9228 genome:
CTACCGGGGTCAACGGTGAAATGATTTCCCTGGAGCGTGGTTCCACGGATGCGGCGCTGACGCCCTACCACGTGGATCGGGGCAAGCTGTTTATTGACGAACGCTTTGGCGGCCACCGCCTCATCAACGCCGAGGTGATTAAAAAGAATATTGAATTGACGCGATTTCCGGTTCCCGATGCGGCGGACCGACAAAATACACGTAACGTACCGGGGTTGGTTCGGGCAGCGGATTTAATTGGGCAGCTCAGCGACCCACGGTATCTGAAGAAAGTGCCGGCTTTGTTTTATGAGTTTGAAGAAACGGATGTGAACCAAACCCTGGGGTATCGCAATCCCGACGATTTGCGCGATAACTATCCCAAGTTTTATTGGAGCAGCGTTTTCCCCTATATTCGGGATGCTTTGCAGTATTTGGAACTAACGCAAGAAGGGAAGCAGTTTATTGCCAATCTCTACGCCAATGTGTTTGTGGTGGAACACGACAAGCATTTTGAACCTTCGTCGCTAGGGGGCTAAAATGGGCACCCGCGCAAATTTTAAGCCAGTAACTCCCTGTAGGGGTTTGATGTTGCCCATGTCGATTTGGGCGGCGACCCAACCTTCCCGGGTTAGATAGTGCAGGTACTGGCGATATTCTTCCCACTCTTTGTTGGTAGCGTAGACGAGGGTGAGCATGCCGGGTTGGGTAATGCGATCGCCGGTGCGTTCGTCTTCGCCTTTGTCGATGCGTTTTTTCACAATTTCGTAGCGGGTATCTTTGGTCCCCCGAACGTCAAACAGGCGTTCGGTTTTTTCATCGTGGAAAATGTCTACGGGAACATCTTGTACCAAAACCAGATGGGCAACTTGCAGGTGGGTATTGTATTCCTGCTGTATCCGAAAGGCAGTGCGGGCGCAATCGCACACGGCGCGGAGTTGTTCGTAACGCAGGCTGCGCAGGTGAAAAATGGAGAACTGCGGGTTTAAAGAAGCCCCGGCGTAAATCATGTGGTCGATGCCGTCGGTGCATTCGGTGTCGCAGTAGTGGGGAACGATTTGTTGCATGCGTTCCTGCCAGCTATCCCAGGTTTCCCGCAGGCGGCTGTTGATATGCTGTACCATTTGGTCGTACTGCCCGCGTTCGGTGTAGACACAGCGATGTTCGTTGTCGCAGGCTTGACAGTAGGCTGCCACGGCACTGGCAGTGCGATCGCCGCACTGGCGGAAAAAGGGAAAGTAGATTTCTACATGTTCGCGCAAGTACTGGATTTGGGTCACTTCCGATTCCACGGAAACCCCTTGCTGCAATTGTTCGATGCGTTCCAGCAAATCCAACCGCAACTGTTCGCCCAGGGAAGTGGCACGTTCTTCGCAAACGGCTTCCATAACCGCTAGTGCCAGGCGAAATTGGGTGAGCAAATCGGCTTGGATGGCGCGGTTGCGGGCTTTGGAAGAACCGCGAATGTCGGAAATGCCGTAGAGGGGATAGACATTGGCAAAAACAATGGGTTCGGGGGGCATGCCCAAACTGCGTCGCTGGGCTTCCTGTAGGAAACGCCATTCCACGGCAGGGTGGATGTTGCTAAAGCAGGTGAGGCGCTGCTGGATGGATTGGCGCAGGGCAATGGTGAGGGAAGATTGGAGTTTTTGGGCTAGGTGAACGCTGGAGGGGGGAAACTGATGGGTGCGATCGCTTCCAATAACGTACCAACCGAGAAATTGCTGGGTGTCAAAGCCGGTAGCTAGCGATTCCATGGTCAGAGGCACCACCAACATGGAACCAACCCCCAAATCCCGCAGGGCGCGATCGCATTCGGTATGGCAGCTAGCGCTCAAATCCCCCACCGCCACCACACTACGGTTGTCGCTGGTGGGAAATACCCGGGATTGTTGCAGGCTTTCCACAGCGTAGCTGCGTACGTCCATGTTGCCCCCTTCGTTTTGGTGGAACAATCGGGCCATGCTGCCTTCCAAACTGATACAAAAAACCTGTTGGGCGGCAAACAGCGATCGCAATTGTCGGGCCACCCGGGCAAATTTTTCCGGATGCAGCAGGGAACCGGACCCGATTAACAGCTGCGTCAGCCGTTCCAGTTGCTTTCTGGTGGTAATATCCACCCCCTCCAGCACCAACGTTCCCTCAATTTGCCCAGCCACCGCGGCCAGTTCCCCAGCCAACTCTTCAGCGCGTTCGGGCAGCCAAGCATGTAGGAGGTCTTGCCAAACGTTGTTGGGGGCGGTGTCAGTTTTTTCCATCGCAACCTGCCAATCCAGCGATCGCAACCCCACATCCAACCATCGCTGTTGGGTGCCTTCTGTCGCGGGAATGGGAACCGCCTTAGACTCGGCCAGCGCCAGCGTTTCCGGGGGCAGGTGGAGCTGGCAATGTTGGGTGAGAAGGGCATACAGCAGGTGGCGTCGGAACAACTCTTGCAAAGGTTCTTGCAGCAATCCAGCCAAAGCCTCCTCCAAAGGGGCCGCCAGCCACCGCCCGGCAGTGGGATTGTGCCCCATCACCGTTAGTTCCAGCTCTTGGGGGGGGCGCGATCGCACCTGCAACGCCACCAACAACAAGCGATCGCTATCCCAAACCAGGGGATGATTGGCAAACGTCAG
Encoded proteins:
- a CDS encoding Npun_R2479 family HD domain-containing metalloprotein, whose amino-acid sequence is MFFNSTNLLIEEFTRYLQAGYHSTYGGLKPDYPDIITWAGRMALENIANSDALYHDVEHTILVTLVGQEILRGKHIREGGVSCEDWLHTMISLLCHDIGYVKGVCRQDRKGAYATGVNGEMISLERGSTDAALTPYHVDRGKLFIDERFGGHRLINAEVIKKNIELTRFPVPDAADRQNTRNVPGLVRAADLIGQLSDPRYLKKVPALFYEFEETDVNQTLGYRNPDDLRDNYPKFYWSSVFPYIRDALQYLELTQEGKQFIANLYANVFVVEHDKHFEPSSLGG